A genomic window from Fibrobacterota bacterium includes:
- a CDS encoding DUF374 domain-containing protein, whose protein sequence is MNWLIKTLVRLWMGTLRWRMAEAVPSGTAVFAFWHRNVPPAAAFFRNWPATALVSASRDGQILADLLEGGGLELVRASSSRGAVVGTRRLLASLCRGRPVVTAWDGPKGPANVAKPGPFWLAECSNAPLYEVLFESPRSVRLHDWSRMEFPWPFSVVTVRFLDVTGKCPAEGLSG, encoded by the coding sequence ATGAACTGGTTGATCAAAACGCTCGTCCGGCTGTGGATGGGGACCCTCCGCTGGCGGATGGCCGAGGCCGTTCCGTCCGGTACGGCCGTTTTCGCCTTTTGGCACCGCAACGTCCCCCCCGCAGCGGCCTTTTTCCGGAATTGGCCGGCCACCGCCCTGGTCTCCGCGTCAAGGGATGGACAAATTCTGGCAGATCTGCTCGAAGGCGGAGGTCTCGAACTCGTTCGGGCCTCCAGCTCCCGAGGAGCCGTGGTCGGCACGCGCCGGCTTCTGGCGTCGCTGTGTCGCGGTCGCCCCGTGGTCACGGCCTGGGATGGGCCCAAAGGCCCCGCCAACGTCGCCAAACCGGGCCCGTTCTGGCTTGCCGAATGCTCAAACGCCCCGCTGTACGAGGTGCTGTTCGAATCCCCCCGTTCGGTTCGACTTCACGACTGGTCCAGGATGGAATTCCCTTGGCCCTTTTCCGTGGTGACGGTCCGGTTCCTCGATGTCACGGGTAAGTGTCCAGCGGAGGGATTGTCCGGATGA